The DNA segment AGAGGCGCTTGCTCCGATATTCGACGGTATCGCCGGTGATATCGAGCTTCATCGAGGCGCGGTGGTAGGGCAAATGCCAGCCGGCCCGCGCGACCGCGACCGCGATCGTGGCCGCCGCGTCGAGGCTGAAGAACCAGACGCCCGGGTCCTCGCCGCGCCGGTGCACGTAGGTGCGGACGTTGAGCTCGTGGAAATGGCTGATCCCCGGCACGGACGGGGACCAGCGGGGCGCGACGTCCCGCATCGTGAAGGGCACGACGCCGACCCACGCCTTTCCCTCGTAGGTGTCGACCGTGAGCTCCGAGGGCAAGAGCCTCGCGAGCGCCGCGGCGGGCACCTCCCAGTGCAAAAACAGCAGACTTCGCCACCGCTGAAAGCCGGCAGGCCGGCCCGGCGGACGTTCGGCCGGAGAGAGGCGGTCGATCATGATGGGGAACATGGTACCTCTTCCCGCGCTTGACGCGCCCCTCCGGAGGGACGAACGAGGTAACCCGTGACGCCCGAGCAAGCCATCCAGGAAGCCACGAAGGGGACCTTGCGGCCCGTCTACCTCGTGGTCGGCGAGGAGCGGTACCTCGCCGACAAGGTCGTGCACGCCCTCCGGGACGCGACGATGCTCGGCGGCATCGCGGGCTTCAACGAGGACAAGTTCACGGCCGGCGAGGCGAGCGTGGACGCGATCCTCTCGGCCGCGAAGCAGGTGCCGATGATGGCCAAGCGGAGGTTCGTCCTCGGGCGGGGCCTCGAGCGCTGGGAGAAGAAGGGCGAGAGCGACGACGACGAGGGCGGCAGGGGCGCCTCCGAGGGCAAACGCGGGGCGAAGGAGCTCGGCCCGCTCGACGCGCTCGCCGAGTACGCCAAGGCGCCCGCCTCGACGACGGTGCTCGTCCTGTCGGCGACGAAGCTGCACGCGCAACGCAAGCTCGTGACCGCGGCGAAGAAGGAGGATTTCCTCGTCCACTGCGAGCCCGTGAGCCGCAAGGCCCTGCCGACCGTGGTGCGGCAGATGGCCAAGGAGCGGGGGCACGACATCTCGCCGGACGTGGCCGATCACCTGGCCGAGATCGCCGGGCCGGAGCTCGGGTACGTGGCGGACGCGATGGAGCGGCTCAGCCTGTTCGTCGGCGAAGGCAAGCCGATCACGGAGGACGCGGTCGTGACGATGGTCATGAAGGTCCGGCCGAGCTCGGTGTGGGACCTCGTGGACGCGCTGACGCGGCGGCGGCTCGACAAGGCGCTCGCGGTGCTCGCGGACGTGGTGGACACGAAGGACGGCGGGCTGCCGCTGCTCGGGCTCATCGCGTCGAACGTGCGGAAGATGGTGAAGATGGACGCGGCGCTGCGGGCGGGATCAAGCGTGAACGAGGCGGCCGCGCGCGCGGGGCTGCCGCCGTTCAAGGCGCAGGAGACGGCGCAGACGTTGAAATCGCTGCCGCGGGGGATGCTCGTCTCGTGGGTGCGGCTGCTCGCGGAGGCGGATCGAGCGCTCAAGGGCTCGAAGCGCTCGCCGCAGGCCGTGCTGGAGACGATGGTGATCGCGATGTGCCGGTAGGGATCAGGCGGGCGGAGGCGCGATGGCGGCCTGTGCCGCTGGCGCGTCGTTGCTCTCGGGGCTCTCCTCCGTGGGCAGCGTGGGCATCCACTTGCCGAGCCGCTCGAAGGCCGCCGAGATATCGCCGCGCACGCGGTCGCGCAGGGCGTCGAGGTCGTCCATCGTCAAACCTTTCACCTCGACGGGCGGCAGGACCTCGATGCGGGCCTGGCATTTCACCCCGAAGACCCAGGAGTTTTTGGGGATCGCGTGGCGCGTGCCGGCGACCACGACGGGCAGGATGGGCACGCCCGTCTCGAGGGCGAGGCGGAAGGCGCCGTCCTTGAAGGGCTTGATCTCGCCGTCGGCGGAGCGCGTGCCTTCGGGGAAGATCATCACGCTCATCCCGCGGTCGAGGTACCATTTGCAGCGCTCCATCGCCGATTTCGCGCTCTCCTTCTCGCCGCGGCGGAGCGGGATGTCGCCGGCCATGGTCATCATCCAGCCGAGGCCTGGGACCTTGAAATTGCTCTCCTTCGAGAGCCATTTCATCTCCCAAGGCAAATAGCTGATCGCCGGGATGTCGGCGATCGACTGGTGATTGGCGACGACGATGAAAGGCCCGCTGCCCTTGGGCCTCTTCCAGCCCGTGACCTTCGCGCTCCAGAGCGGGTTCAAGCGGATGAGCATCGTCCCGCAAATACGGAAGAACCGCCCCGTGACTTTTCGTACGCGGTCGAAGGGTGTGGTCAAGACAAACACCACCGCGACGGCGCCGGTCGACACCGCCACGACAGAAAAGATCTCGAACCAGTTCCAGAGCGAGACGAGCTTGGCCTTCATGAGCGAAGGCCCATCTTTACCCGACCGCTGAAAAGCCGGCAAGAGGAGGGAGGGCTGTTTCGAGGATGACGCAATGCGTGTTTTGCGCTGCGTCGTTGGATGTCACGCAATCGTGACGAGAACCTGACAGAAGGCGGAAGGAATTTTTACATTCGTGCCGCGAGGCGGTTATTTTTTGCCGCCCTTGCCGCCGCCCTTGTCGCCGCCGCCGCCCTTCGCGCCGCCGCCGCCGCCCTTCGTGCTGCCGCCGCCGCCCTTCGTGCTGCCGCCGCCGCTGCTCTTCACGCTGCCGCCGGCGCTGACCCTCACGCTGCCGCCGCCCTTCGCGCTCGAGCCGTGGTCCCTGTCCTTGCCGCCGGGGTGCCGGGCGTTGTCCTGCTTGAAGCCGCCGCTATCGCGGGCGAAGGTGCCGTCCTGGCCGAAATGCCGGCCATTGTCGCCCTTCCTGCGGTCGTCGTCGTCGTGCCAGCGCCCGCTCTTGCCCTTCACGCGGACCCGATCGTGGTCGTGGTGGTGATGGTGGTCGTCGTATCGCACCTTCACGTGGGCACGACCATACACGTCGACGCCGCTGTCGAAGCCGCCCCTCAGGCCGAAGCGAATCCGCGGCGCGCTGGCGATACGCACCGTCGCGGTGGGGGCATACACGCGAATACCCGGACGATATCCCCAGATCGCCGCGTGGGTCCTGCTGCCGACGCTGAGCGAGGCCGTCACGCGCAGCGGATTGAGCAGCGACGCCGAGGCCCCGAGCCTCGCCGAGAAGTAAAAGCCGGACGGCTCGGGATCGAAGTTCACGAACGTGGTCTTCTCGGCGATGAAGCCCATCCGGAGCTTTCGCGACTCGATCCGCACGGGCTTCAGGTCCACGTCGAGCACGTACACGCGCGTCTCGCCCGTGTCCGCGTCGGCGACCATCTCCAGCCGATCCTCTCCGACGATCTGGATCGTCCCGCCGTGCGGGCCCACGGTCTCGTCGGGCAGCTTCGCCTCCGCCGTGACCTTGGCGCCCGCGACGAGCTCCGCCGTGCCGCCCACGGGCACGTGCATGACGCCGCTCCACGGCTTGCCCGAGATCGTCACCGTGTAGCTGACCTCGGTCAGATCCGCCTCGAGCTTGGGCCCGGCGGCGACGAGCAGGCCCGTCTTCGCGTCGAGCACGAGCGGCACCGTCTTCGGCTCGCCCCCGTCGACCTTGAAGATGACCGAGCCGCCGACGTCCTGCTTGACGCGCCCGGTGGCCGTGGCCGTGACCGCGGCCTTCACCTGGCCGTCGCCGTCGATGCGCCACGCGACCGTACCCTCGTCGTGCTCCTCGACCAGCGCCTCCGCCCCGAGCTCCGCGTTGACAGCAGCCTCGGCCTCGATCTCCAGGCCGGGTGCCGGCGCCGGCTCCTCGCCCTTGCTGCAAGCCGATGCGAACACGAGCGCGAGAGTCACGAGTGATACGTGAGCGAAACGGGTCATGAGATCCCTCCGTCCTTCCCCTGTGTGCATACACCGGGCCTGACGAGCGGATCACCAAAAAGCTTTCATTGCTCGCGAAGAGATCTCATTTTGGCACGGTTTCGACGGCAATCCGGTCACGTCACATACCACCCGACGAGACCAACCTCGCATTCCGTTTTGCAAGCAGGACGGTAGTTTTCCAATTCGACGGGCGAGGGACGACCGTGCTAGGTTCGGCGCCGATGACGACCCAAGCCGGATCCCCCCTCACCGCCATCGTCCTCGCCGCCGGGCAAGGCACGCGCATGAAGAGCGCGCGGCCGAAGGTGCTCCACGCGCTCTGCGGCCGGCCGATGGTCGACTACGCGATCGAATCCGCGCTCGCCGCGGGCTGCGGGGACGTCGTGGTCGTCGTGGGTTATGGCCGGGACGAGCTCGCCGCGCACCTCGAAGAGGCGTTCGGCGATCGGGTGCGGACCGCGGTGCAGGAGCAACAACGCGGGACGGGCGACGCGGTGCGGTCGGCCTTGCCGGCGCTCGATCCGGCCGCCGAGCGGGTGCTGGTGCTGTGTGGAGATACGCCGCTGCTCGATCCGGCCGAGCTCGTCCGGCTCGCGCGCTCGCTCGAGGGGGGCGCGCCGCTCGCGATGCTGACGGCGGTGACGGAGGATCCGACGGGGTACGGGCGCGTGCTGCGCGACGCGGGAGGGAACATCGCCGCCGTGCGGGAGCATCGCGACGCGACGGAGGCGGAGAGACGCGTGCGCGAGGTGAACACCGGCGTGTACGTGGCGCGGGCGAGCTTTTTGCGAGAATCGGTGGCGGGGCTTCAACCAAACAATGCGCAAGGCGAGCTTTATTTGACGGATATCGTCGCCATTGCGGCGAAGGCGGGCGGGGTCGCCTCGGCGCGGGCCGAGAGCGCCGCGGCGCTCGTGGGCGTGAACGACAGGGCGCAGCTCGCCGCGGCGGAGGACGTCCTTTACGGGCGCATCGCGGACCGGATCCGGCGCGCGGGCGCGACGGTGCGAGCGACGGCGCGGATCGACGCGACCGTCGTCGTGGAGCCGGACGCGGTGATCGAGCATCACGTGGTCCTGCGCGGAAAAACCCGGATCGGGGCGAACGCGAGGATCGACGTGGGCTCGGTCTTGACGGACGTGGAGGTCGCGCCTTCGGCCGTGGTAAAACCTTATTCGGTCGCGAGCGACGCGACGATCGGCGAGAATGCGCAGATCGGGCCGTTCTCGCACCTGCGACCGGAGAGCCATATCGAGGCCGAGGCGCACATCGGCAATTTCGTCGAGACGAAGAAGACCGTGGTCCGGCGCGGGGCGAAGGCCAATCACCTCGCGTACCTCGGCGACGGCGACATCGGCGAAGGCGCCAACATCGGCGCGGGGACCATCTTCTGCAATTACGACGGGTTCAAGAAGCACCGCACCGAGATCGGCCCGGGCGCCTTCATCGGCAGCGACTCGCAGATCATCGCGCCCGTGCGGATCGGCGCGGGCGCGTACGTGGCGACGGGCACGACGGTCACGCGCGACGTGCCGGACGACGCGCTCGCCATCGGCCGCGTGAAGCAGGAGAACAAAGAGGGCTACGCCTCGAAGCTCAAGGCGAGGCTCAAGGCTGGCTCGTTGAAGAAGGGCTGAGCGCCCCTCCCCTCACTCCGCGTCGATGCCCTCGGCCGAGGCGTG comes from the Polyangium spumosum genome and includes:
- the glmU gene encoding bifunctional UDP-N-acetylglucosamine diphosphorylase/glucosamine-1-phosphate N-acetyltransferase GlmU translates to MTTQAGSPLTAIVLAAGQGTRMKSARPKVLHALCGRPMVDYAIESALAAGCGDVVVVVGYGRDELAAHLEEAFGDRVRTAVQEQQRGTGDAVRSALPALDPAAERVLVLCGDTPLLDPAELVRLARSLEGGAPLAMLTAVTEDPTGYGRVLRDAGGNIAAVREHRDATEAERRVREVNTGVYVARASFLRESVAGLQPNNAQGELYLTDIVAIAAKAGGVASARAESAAALVGVNDRAQLAAAEDVLYGRIADRIRRAGATVRATARIDATVVVEPDAVIEHHVVLRGKTRIGANARIDVGSVLTDVEVAPSAVVKPYSVASDATIGENAQIGPFSHLRPESHIEAEAHIGNFVETKKTVVRRGAKANHLAYLGDGDIGEGANIGAGTIFCNYDGFKKHRTEIGPGAFIGSDSQIIAPVRIGAGAYVATGTTVTRDVPDDALAIGRVKQENKEGYASKLKARLKAGSLKKG
- a CDS encoding YqjF family protein; protein product: MIDRLSPAERPPGRPAGFQRWRSLLFLHWEVPAAALARLLPSELTVDTYEGKAWVGVVPFTMRDVAPRWSPSVPGISHFHELNVRTYVHRRGEDPGVWFFSLDAAATIAVAVARAGWHLPYHRASMKLDITGDTVEYRSKRLFPGPTPAEFEARYHVGASIGPAKPGTLTHFFAERYILYARTRAGLSIGRVHHVPYPLHEVQVESWRDGMVASAGLPPPTSEPLALYSPGVDVDVYNLVPVG
- a CDS encoding lysophospholipid acyltransferase family protein; translation: MKAKLVSLWNWFEIFSVVAVSTGAVAVVFVLTTPFDRVRKVTGRFFRICGTMLIRLNPLWSAKVTGWKRPKGSGPFIVVANHQSIADIPAISYLPWEMKWLSKESNFKVPGLGWMMTMAGDIPLRRGEKESAKSAMERCKWYLDRGMSVMIFPEGTRSADGEIKPFKDGAFRLALETGVPILPVVVAGTRHAIPKNSWVFGVKCQARIEVLPPVEVKGLTMDDLDALRDRVRGDISAAFERLGKWMPTLPTEESPESNDAPAAQAAIAPPPA
- the holA gene encoding DNA polymerase III subunit delta yields the protein MTPEQAIQEATKGTLRPVYLVVGEERYLADKVVHALRDATMLGGIAGFNEDKFTAGEASVDAILSAAKQVPMMAKRRFVLGRGLERWEKKGESDDDEGGRGASEGKRGAKELGPLDALAEYAKAPASTTVLVLSATKLHAQRKLVTAAKKEDFLVHCEPVSRKALPTVVRQMAKERGHDISPDVADHLAEIAGPELGYVADAMERLSLFVGEGKPITEDAVVTMVMKVRPSSVWDLVDALTRRRLDKALAVLADVVDTKDGGLPLLGLIASNVRKMVKMDAALRAGSSVNEAAARAGLPPFKAQETAQTLKSLPRGMLVSWVRLLAEADRALKGSKRSPQAVLETMVIAMCR